In Penicillium oxalicum strain HP7-1 chromosome I, whole genome shotgun sequence, a single window of DNA contains:
- a CDS encoding Tannase, with product MRPQSGTSVAAFAAVASAKSLSDVCTLSNVKAALPADGILNGISLIPSSSTAAVVYNATLGGGMGPSTSTSGATYNYCNVTLTYTHPGKDDTVIVKYALPEPSDFKTRFYVAGGGGYSLSSDATGGLTYGAVGGASSAGYDALNGVSYDDVVLYGNGSINWDATHMFGYQALGEMTQLGKYFTKAFYSLADSSKLYTYYEGCSDGGREGMSQIQRYGEEYDGVVVGAPAFRYAQQQVNHVFPAQVEKTLDYYPPPCELAKIVNATIAACDPLDGRTDGVISRSDLCKLHFDMSSVIGEEYYCAAETSSSLGFGFSGAAAGAGSESSNKPAQNGTVSAKGVAVAKAIVNGLHNSKGQRAYLSWQIGSEFSDAATSWNNETQKWELDIPSTGGEFVTKFVELLDLDNLSSLDGVTYDTLIEWMTTAYNRYLDTLQTTLPDLTSFQSGGGKLIHYHGESDPSVPAASSVHYWQSVRSIMYPGLTDSQSLTQLADWYQFYLIPGAAHCGANSLQPGPYPQDNMETMIDWVENGIKPSRLNATVSSGDYEGEVQRLCQWPTRPLWHSNSTFTCVNDAKSIESWTYEFPAFKVPIY from the coding sequence ATGCGTCCTCAATCTGGCACCTCGGTCGCAGCTTTTGCTGCGGTCGCCAGTGCTAAGTCACTCTCTGATGTCTGCACTTTGTCCAACGTCAAAGCTGCCCTACCGGCCGATGGGATCCTCAATGGAATCAGCTTGATCCCATCTTCTTCTACCGCCGCAGTCGTGTACAATGCCACCCTTGGCGGTGGTATGGGACCAAGTACCTCCACCAGTGGTGCCACGTATAATTACTGCAATGTGACTCTGACGTACACTCATCCTGGCAAAGATGACACGGTCATTGTCAAGTATGCGCTCCCGGAGCCGTCTGACTTCAAAACCCGCTTCTACGTCGCCGGCGGAGGTGGCTACTCCCTGAGTTCTGATGCCACTGGGGGCTTGACCTACGGTGCTGTGGGTGGAGCTTCCTCTGCTGGGTATGATGCCCTGAACGGTGTCAGCTACGACGATGTGGTTCTCTACGGAAATGGCTCCATCAACTGGGATGCAACTCACATGTTTGGATATCAGGCTCTCGGTGAAATGACCCAGCTGGGCAAGTATTTCACCAAAGCCTTCTACAGTCTCGCCGACAGCTCTAAGCTCTACACTTACTACGAAGGCTGCTCTGATGGCGGTCGTGAGGGAATGAGCCAAATCCAGCGCTATGGCGAGGAGTACGATGGAGTCGTCGTGGGTGCTCCGGCCTTCCGTTATGCTCAACAGCAGGTCAACCATGTCTTCCCGGCTCAGGTTGAGAAGACTCTGGATTACTATCCTCCTCCCTGTGAGCTTGCCAAGATCGTCAACGCTACGATCGCGGCCTGTGATCCTCTGGACGGTCGGACCGACGGCGTCATCTCTCGCTCTGATCTGTGCAAACTTCACTTCGACATGTCTTCGGTCATCGGCGAGGAGTACTACTGCGCTGCTGAGACGAGCAGCTCGCTCGGCTTTGGATTCAGCGGTGCGGCCGCGGGCGCAGGCAGTGAATCCAGCAACAAGCCTGCTCAGAACGGAACCGTCTCCGCCAAAGGCGTGGCGGTTGCCAAGGCGATTGTCAACGGTCTGCACAATTCCAAGGGCCAGCGAGCCTATCTCTCATGGCAGATTGGATCCGAGTTCTCCGACGCGGCGACTTCGTGGAACAACGAGACCCAGAAATGGGAGCTAGACATCCCTTCCACCGGCGGTGAATTCGTGACCAAGTTTGTCGAGCTGCTGGATTTGGACAATCTCTCCTCTCTGGACGGCGTCACCTACGACACCCTGATCGAATGGATGACCACTGCGTACAATCGCTATCTGGATACACTTCAGACAACCCTGCCCGACCTGACCAGCTTCCAGTCCGGCGGCGGTAAATTGATCCACTACCACGGTGAATCCGACCCTTCTGTTCCGGCCGCATCTTCCGTGCACTACTGGCAATCCGTCCGTTCGATCATGTACCCCGGTCTCACCGACTCGCAGTCCCTCACCCAGCTCGCCGACTGGTACCAATTCTATCTCATCCCCGGTGCGGCCCACTGCGGTGCGAACTCGCTCCAGCCCGGTCCCTACCCCCAGGACAACATGGAGACCATGATTGATTGGGTTGAGAATGGCATTAAGCCATCTCGCCTGAACGCCACCGTGTCCTCTGG